One Marinobacter sp. es.048 genomic window, GGCAGCGGCCCGCCGGCTTCTCGGTGATGAGGCCATTATCGGTATAACCTGCCACGCCGATCTTGCACTGGCGCAGGCCGGACTGGAAGCGGGCGCGGATTATCTGGCGTTCGGGCGGTTCTATACATCGTCGACCAAACCGGGCGCCCCGGCGGCGCCTCCCGGCGTACTGACCGAAGCCAAGCATCTCGGCCTTCCAATCACCGCCATTGGCGGTGTAACCGCAAACAACGGCGAACCTCTTGTTCTTGCCGGCGCCGACATGCTTGCCGTGGTAGGCGGCCTGTTTGGCGGCACCACTGACGACATTGAGCTGCGAGCCAAAGCTTTTGAACGCCTGTTCGCAAGCCACCACCCACTTTTTTCAATTCCGGAATAACAGGAGCCCAGATCCATGACGCACTCCGAAACCCTGTTCGAGCAGGCCCAGAAATACATCCCCGGTGGCGTGAATTCTCCGGTCCGGGCCTTTCGAGGCGTCGGCGGCACGCCGATCTTCTTCAAACATGCCCAGGGCGCCTATCTGTACGACGAAGACGACCAGCGCTACATCGATTATATCGGTTCCTGGGGGCCCATGATTCTTGGCCACGGTGACCAGCGCATCAAGGACGCCCTGCACGCGCAGGTTGATCTAGGCATTGGCTACGGTGCCCCGACGGCTCTCGAAACCGAGATGGCCAAGAAAGTCTGCGAGCTGGTGCCTTCCATTGAACTGGTCCGCATGGTGAACTCGGGTACCGAGGCCACCATGAGCACTGTCCGTTTGGCGAGGGGCTACACCGGTCGCGACAAGATCGTGAAATTTGAGGGCTGCTACCACGGCCACGTCGATTCACTGCTGGTAAAAGCCGGCTCCGGCGCCCTCACCCTGGGCGTGCCGAACTCCCCGGGCATCCCCGCCAGCCTGGCCGAGCACACCATCACGCTGACCTACAACGACATGGACAGCGTTCGCGAATGCTTCCGGGAGATGGGCGACCAGATCGCCGCGATTATCGTAGAGCCGGTCGCTGGCAATATGAACTGCATTCCACCGGTCCCCGGCTTCCTCGAGGGGTTGCGGGAAGTGTGTGACGAGCACGGCACCGTTCTGATCTTCGACGAGGTGATGACCGGGTTCCGGGTTTCCCTGGGCGGCGCACAGGGGCTGTATGGCGTAACCCCGGACCTTACCGCACTGGGCAAAGTGATTGGTGGCGGGCTTCCAGTGGGCGCGTTTGGCGGCAAACGGGAAATCATGGAACACATCTCACCGCTGGGACCGGTTTACCAGGCGGGCACTCTGAGCGGTAACCCCCTGGCCATGTGCGCCGGCCTGACGACCCTGAATGCGATTTCCGAACCCGGTTTCCACGACCGGCTGACCGAGAAAACCAATGCCGTTCGCGATGGCCTGAAAGAAGCCGCTGATGCCACGGGCATCCCGTTGACCGTGCAGAGTGCCGGCGCCATGTTCGGGTTCTTCTTCACCGAGGAAAGCTCTGTTACCCGCTTTGACCAGGTGATGGGCTGCGATATCGAGCGCTTCAAGAAGTTCTTCCAGGGCATGTTGAAGGAAGGCGTATATCTGGCACCATCGGCCTTTGAGGCAGGCTTTACGACAGCGGCTCTCTCCGGACAGGACATAGCCGACACCATAGCCGCGGCCAAAAAGGTCATGGCCACGCTCTGATCTTTCTGCTGCTCCCCATCGATGGCCCCGCAGGTCGCAACATGTCCTGCGGGGCCATCCATGTGACTGGCGTCACACTTCCACATCGAACAAACCCACCTGACCTCTTGCGCCGTTGACTTACCACCACGACTGGTCAAATGTTGACCTGATCTCTACCGAGATGCTCTGACGGCAGCAATCTAACAAACACAAGAATCAAGTCAGCGCACGGAAGCACTCGATCTGCCACGAGGCAGATGCAGTACGAGTAGGAAGTCTCTGGAGCAACCCGTTAGGTTGAGCCGCAGTTTGAATAACAAACACAACATCAAACTGTAGGAACGACAATGAAACATTGGATCCAAGCAATGGCCCTGGCCCTGACTGTGGCCTGGTCTGCCCCTTCTGCCGCCTGGTGGTGGGACTCTACTCCATCAAACTACACGGATACCCGTTACCCGGTAGTGCTGGTGCATGGCATGTTCGGCTTTGATTCCATTGCCGGCGTGGATTACTGGTACGGGGTCGCAGAGGATCTCCGCAAATACGGCGCCGATGTCTACACCACTCAGGTGCCCGCCCTGGACAGCACCATTGCTCGCGGTGAAGCTCTGCTGCCGCAGGTACAGGCCATCGCCGCGGTGCATGGCAAGGTCAATCTGATTGGCCACAGCCACGGGGGTCCCACGGCCCGTTACATTGCCAGGGTGCGGCCGGATCTGGTCGCCTCGGTGACGTCCGTTGGCTCGCCCCATAAAGGTTCGCCGGTTGCAGACCTTATCTACGGTTCTCCCGCGGAAAGCCTTGCCGCCAACCTCGGCAATGCGCTGGGTGGTCTGATCGATTTGCTCTCCGGCGGCGGCTACAATCAGGACCTGCGCTCCAGCCTGGAATCCCTCACCACCGAGGGCAGCGCCGAATTCAACAACTTTGCCCCTGCCGGCATTCCAACCACCGCTTGCGGTCAAGGCGCCTACTCGGCAAACGGTGTGCGCTTCTACTCCTGGGGTGGCACCGGTGTGCTGACCAACGTGCTGGATCCGTCCGACGCGTTGTTGGGCACCACCAGCCTCGCCTTCGGCTTCAGCCAGAACGACGGCCTGGTAGGCCGCTGCAGCAGTCGGTTTGGCAAGGTTATCCGGGATAATTACTTCATGAACCATCTGGATGAAGTGAATCAGGCGTTGGGCCTGCATAGCCTCTTCGAAACTGACCCGAAAGCGGTTTTCAAGCAACACGCCAACCGCCTGAGAAACGCCGGACTGTAAAGGGTTGCCGGCCTTCTGGCTTTGCCTTGCAGATCTAGAAGGCCCCTTCCAGGGTGAGCATCAGCGTCTGGCGCTGATAATGATACTGCGACAGACTGCTTCTGTTGTCCCGAACCAGCCACTCCCCCCGGACCAGCCAAAGGCTGTCCAGGGACTTCTCCGCCAGCAATCCAATCTCCAGACGGTTATCTTTTCTACGACCGCTCTCGCCGTCCCCAACCACCAACTGATGGGCGTCCCGGTATCGACTGTGGCGAACAGAGCCCGTTGTTCCGAATACGATATCTGGCCGCCAGCGGTAGCGACCGGCAAACTCCAGTGTGTGGTGGGTGGGTGAGACACTGATAAATTCATCGGCTGCTCGCAAATCCCGCCGGTCATTGATTTCCAGTGAG contains:
- the thiE gene encoding thiamine phosphate synthase, with the protein product MSKGLHPGLYAITDSVLTPPETLISSVEAALRGGAVMVQYREKNAPMAERFSQAASLQAVCRNAGVPLLINDDPDLAKRVGAAGVHMGQTDGSLAAARRLLGDEAIIGITCHADLALAQAGLEAGADYLAFGRFYTSSTKPGAPAAPPGVLTEAKHLGLPITAIGGVTANNGEPLVLAGADMLAVVGGLFGGTTDDIELRAKAFERLFASHHPLFSIPE
- the hemL gene encoding glutamate-1-semialdehyde 2,1-aminomutase, giving the protein MTHSETLFEQAQKYIPGGVNSPVRAFRGVGGTPIFFKHAQGAYLYDEDDQRYIDYIGSWGPMILGHGDQRIKDALHAQVDLGIGYGAPTALETEMAKKVCELVPSIELVRMVNSGTEATMSTVRLARGYTGRDKIVKFEGCYHGHVDSLLVKAGSGALTLGVPNSPGIPASLAEHTITLTYNDMDSVRECFREMGDQIAAIIVEPVAGNMNCIPPVPGFLEGLREVCDEHGTVLIFDEVMTGFRVSLGGAQGLYGVTPDLTALGKVIGGGLPVGAFGGKREIMEHISPLGPVYQAGTLSGNPLAMCAGLTTLNAISEPGFHDRLTEKTNAVRDGLKEAADATGIPLTVQSAGAMFGFFFTEESSVTRFDQVMGCDIERFKKFFQGMLKEGVYLAPSAFEAGFTTAALSGQDIADTIAAAKKVMATL
- a CDS encoding lipase family alpha/beta hydrolase; its protein translation is MKHWIQAMALALTVAWSAPSAAWWWDSTPSNYTDTRYPVVLVHGMFGFDSIAGVDYWYGVAEDLRKYGADVYTTQVPALDSTIARGEALLPQVQAIAAVHGKVNLIGHSHGGPTARYIARVRPDLVASVTSVGSPHKGSPVADLIYGSPAESLAANLGNALGGLIDLLSGGGYNQDLRSSLESLTTEGSAEFNNFAPAGIPTTACGQGAYSANGVRFYSWGGTGVLTNVLDPSDALLGTTSLAFGFSQNDGLVGRCSSRFGKVIRDNYFMNHLDEVNQALGLHSLFETDPKAVFKQHANRLRNAGL